A region of Lagenorhynchus albirostris chromosome 20, mLagAlb1.1, whole genome shotgun sequence DNA encodes the following proteins:
- the CRYBA1 gene encoding beta-crystallin A3 has product METQTVQQELESLPTTKMAQTNPMPGSVGPWKITIYDQENFQGKRMEFTSSCPNVSERSFDNVRSLKVECGAWIGYEHTSFCGQQFVLERGEYPRWDAWSGSNAYHIERLMSFRPICSANHKESKITIFEKENFIGRQWEICDDYPSLQAMGWFNNEVGSMKIQCGAWVCYQYPGYRGYQYILECDHHGGDYKHWREWGSHAQTSQIQSIRRIQQ; this is encoded by the exons AATCCCTTCCAACCACCAAGATGGCTCAAACTAACCCCATGCCGGGGTCTGTGGGGCCATGGAAG ATAACCATCTATGACCAGGAGAACTTCCAGGGCAAGAGAATGGAGTTCACCAGCTCCTGCCCAAATGTCTCTGAGCGCAGTTTTGACAATGTCCGGTCTCTCAAGGTGGAATGTGGCGC CTGGATTGGTTATGAGCATACCAGCTTCTGCGGGCAACAGTTTGTCCTGGAGAGAGGAGAGTACCCTCGCTGGGATGCCTGGAGCGGGAGTAATGCCTACCACATTGAGCGCCTCATGTCCTTCCGCCCCATCTGTTCAGCT AATCATAAGGAGTCTAAGATTACCatctttgagaaagaaaactttattGGACGACAATGGGAAATCTGTGATGACTACCCCTCCTTGCAAGCCATGGGTTGGTTCAACAACGAAGTTGGTTCCATGAAGATACAATGTGGAGC CTGGGTTTGCTACCAGTATCCTGGATACCGTGGCTATCAGTATATCTTGGAATGTGACCATCATGGAGGAGACTATAAACACTGGAGAGAGTGGGGTTCTCATGCCCAGACTTCCCAGATTCAATCAATTCGCCGTATCCAACAGTAG